The Lasioglossum baleicum chromosome 15, iyLasBale1, whole genome shotgun sequence genome has a segment encoding these proteins:
- the Gprk2 gene encoding G protein-coupled receptor kinase 2 isoform X2, whose amino-acid sequence MELENIVANTVYLKAREGGGDSNKGKSKKWRKILQFPHISQCIGLKDKLDIRYSYVVDQQPIGRLLFRQFCQDKKPAYHRYNLFLDAIEKYEIEMDENRTELAKDLFEQYLKREGSEVVDILNNSLIAQCEERLGTGGKELFVEIAQTVKNFLAGEPFSAFQTSFYFYRYLQWKWLEAQPVTYKTFRMYRVLGKGGFGEVCACQVRATGKMYACKKLEKKRIKKRKGEAMVLIEKNILQKINSKFVVSLAYAYETKDALCLVLTIMNGGDLKFHIYNMGGEPGFDINRARFYAAEVVCGLEHLHLQGIVYRDCKPENILLDDHGHVRISDLGLAVEITEGDMVRGRVGTVGYMAPEVIDNEKYTFSPDWFSFGCLLYEMIEGQAPFRARKEKVKREEVDRRVKEDQERYSPKFTEEAKSLCQQLLKKSPKNRLGCKCGRHGAKEVKLHSFFQCLNWKRVEAGMWEPPFVPDPHAVYAKDVLDIEQFSTVKGVNLDATDDTFYSKFNTGSVSIPWQYEMIETECFKELNVLGPNNTPTPDLLINHPPPNNENRGCFPFRRQSAICWSCPRARTRSYQPADPR is encoded by the exons GGGGTGGTGACAGCAACAAGGGTAAGAGCAAAAAATGGCGGAAGATACTTCAGTTCCCCCATATCTCCCAGTGCATCGGCCTAAAAGATAAATTGG ACATCAGGTACAGCTATGTGGTGGACCAGCAACCGATCGGCCGCCTGTTGTTCAGGCAATTCTGCCAGGACAAGAAGCCGGCCTACCATCGGTACAATCTCTTTCTGGACGCGATCGAGAAGTACGAGATCGAGATGGACGAGAATCGCACCGAGCTGGCGAAGGACCTGTTTGAGCAGTACCTGAAGAGAGAGGGCTCGGAGGTCGTCGACATCCTGAACAACTCGTTGATAGCTCAGTGCGAGGAAAGACTCGGCACCGGTGGGAAGGAGCTCTTTGTCGAGATCGCACAGACCGTGAAGAACTTCCTGGCGGGAGAGCCTTTTTCAGCTTTCCAAACTAGCTTCTATTTCTATAG GTATCTTCAATGGAAATGGCTGGAGGCTCAGCCGGTGACGTACAAGACGTTCCGGATGTACAGGGTGCTGGGCAAGGGTGGCTTCGGCGAGGTGTGTGCGTGTCAGGTGCGAGCAACAGGTAAAATGTACGCGTGCAAGAAGTTGGAGAAGAAGCGTATCAAGAAGAGGAAAGGCGAAGCGATGGTTCTGATCGAGAAGAACATCCTGCAGAAGATCAACTCGAAATTCGTAGTCTCGTTGGCGTACGCTTACGAGACGAAGGACGCGCTGTGTCTGGTGTTGACGATTATGAACGGCGGGGACCTGAAATTCCACATCTACAACATGGGCGGGGAGCCTGGGTTCGATATAAACCGCGCGAGGTTTTACGCGGCTGAAGTAGTCTGCGGTTTGGAACACTTGCACCTTCAGGGGATCGTCTACAGGGACTGCAAGCCGGAGAACATACTGCTGGACGATCATGGTCACGTGAGGATCTCGGACCTCGGGCTCGCCGTCGAGATCACCGAGGGAGACATGGTGAGGGGTCGCGTGGGCACGGTAGGCTACATGGCGCCGGAAGTGATCGACAATGAGAAGTACACGTTTTCGCCAGATTGGTTCAGCTTCGGTTGTCTTTTGTACGAGATGATTGAAGGCCAGGCCCCGTTCCGAGCCAGGAAGGAGAAAGTCAAGAGGGAGGAGGTCGATCGGAGAGTGAAGGAGGATCAGGAAAGGTACTCGCCGAAGTTCACCGAGGAGGCGAAGAGCCTCTGCCAACAGCTGCTGAAGAAGAGCCCGAAGAACCGGCTCGGGTGCAAGTGCGGCAGACACGGCGCCAAGGAAGTCAAGCTTCACAGCTTCTTCCAGTGCTTGAACTGGAAGAGGGTCGAGGCCGGTATGTGGGAACCGCCGTTTGTGCCGGAT CCGCACGCGGTGTACGCTAAGGACGTCCTGGACATAGAACAGTTCTCGACGGTAAAGGGTGTCAATTTGGACGCGACCGACGACACCTTCTACAGCAAATTCAATACCGGCAGCGTGTCCATCCCCTGGCAATACGAG ATGATAGAGACTGAGTGTTTTAAGGAGCTAAACGTGCTAGGCCCTAACAACACACCAACTCCCGACCTACTGATTAATCATCCACCGCCTAACAATGAGAACAGAGGCTGCTTCCCGTTCAGGAGACAG AGTGCCATTTGCTGGAGCTGTCCCAGAGCCAGAACTCGGAGTTACCAGCCAGCTGATCCAAGATGA
- the Gprk2 gene encoding G protein-coupled receptor kinase 2 isoform X1 — MELENIVANTVYLKAREGGGDSNKGKSKKWRKILQFPHISQCIGLKDKLDIRYSYVVDQQPIGRLLFRQFCQDKKPAYHRYNLFLDAIEKYEIEMDENRTELAKDLFEQYLKREGSEVVDILNNSLIAQCEERLGTGGKELFVEIAQTVKNFLAGEPFSAFQTSFYFYRYLQWKWLEAQPVTYKTFRMYRVLGKGGFGEVCACQVRATGKMYACKKLEKKRIKKRKGEAMVLIEKNILQKINSKFVVSLAYAYETKDALCLVLTIMNGGDLKFHIYNMGGEPGFDINRARFYAAEVVCGLEHLHLQGIVYRDCKPENILLDDHGHVRISDLGLAVEITEGDMVRGRVGTVGYMAPEVIDNEKYTFSPDWFSFGCLLYEMIEGQAPFRARKEKVKREEVDRRVKEDQERYSPKFTEEAKSLCQQLLKKSPKNRLGCKCGRHGAKEVKLHSFFQCLNWKRVEAGMWEPPFVPDPHAVYAKDVLDIEQFSTVKGVNLDATDDTFYSKFNTGSVSIPWQYEMIETECFKELNVLGPNNTPTPDLLINHPPPNNENRGCFPFRRQKKQSARTRQIPLSECHLLELSQSQNSELPAS; from the exons GGGGTGGTGACAGCAACAAGGGTAAGAGCAAAAAATGGCGGAAGATACTTCAGTTCCCCCATATCTCCCAGTGCATCGGCCTAAAAGATAAATTGG ACATCAGGTACAGCTATGTGGTGGACCAGCAACCGATCGGCCGCCTGTTGTTCAGGCAATTCTGCCAGGACAAGAAGCCGGCCTACCATCGGTACAATCTCTTTCTGGACGCGATCGAGAAGTACGAGATCGAGATGGACGAGAATCGCACCGAGCTGGCGAAGGACCTGTTTGAGCAGTACCTGAAGAGAGAGGGCTCGGAGGTCGTCGACATCCTGAACAACTCGTTGATAGCTCAGTGCGAGGAAAGACTCGGCACCGGTGGGAAGGAGCTCTTTGTCGAGATCGCACAGACCGTGAAGAACTTCCTGGCGGGAGAGCCTTTTTCAGCTTTCCAAACTAGCTTCTATTTCTATAG GTATCTTCAATGGAAATGGCTGGAGGCTCAGCCGGTGACGTACAAGACGTTCCGGATGTACAGGGTGCTGGGCAAGGGTGGCTTCGGCGAGGTGTGTGCGTGTCAGGTGCGAGCAACAGGTAAAATGTACGCGTGCAAGAAGTTGGAGAAGAAGCGTATCAAGAAGAGGAAAGGCGAAGCGATGGTTCTGATCGAGAAGAACATCCTGCAGAAGATCAACTCGAAATTCGTAGTCTCGTTGGCGTACGCTTACGAGACGAAGGACGCGCTGTGTCTGGTGTTGACGATTATGAACGGCGGGGACCTGAAATTCCACATCTACAACATGGGCGGGGAGCCTGGGTTCGATATAAACCGCGCGAGGTTTTACGCGGCTGAAGTAGTCTGCGGTTTGGAACACTTGCACCTTCAGGGGATCGTCTACAGGGACTGCAAGCCGGAGAACATACTGCTGGACGATCATGGTCACGTGAGGATCTCGGACCTCGGGCTCGCCGTCGAGATCACCGAGGGAGACATGGTGAGGGGTCGCGTGGGCACGGTAGGCTACATGGCGCCGGAAGTGATCGACAATGAGAAGTACACGTTTTCGCCAGATTGGTTCAGCTTCGGTTGTCTTTTGTACGAGATGATTGAAGGCCAGGCCCCGTTCCGAGCCAGGAAGGAGAAAGTCAAGAGGGAGGAGGTCGATCGGAGAGTGAAGGAGGATCAGGAAAGGTACTCGCCGAAGTTCACCGAGGAGGCGAAGAGCCTCTGCCAACAGCTGCTGAAGAAGAGCCCGAAGAACCGGCTCGGGTGCAAGTGCGGCAGACACGGCGCCAAGGAAGTCAAGCTTCACAGCTTCTTCCAGTGCTTGAACTGGAAGAGGGTCGAGGCCGGTATGTGGGAACCGCCGTTTGTGCCGGAT CCGCACGCGGTGTACGCTAAGGACGTCCTGGACATAGAACAGTTCTCGACGGTAAAGGGTGTCAATTTGGACGCGACCGACGACACCTTCTACAGCAAATTCAATACCGGCAGCGTGTCCATCCCCTGGCAATACGAG ATGATAGAGACTGAGTGTTTTAAGGAGCTAAACGTGCTAGGCCCTAACAACACACCAACTCCCGACCTACTGATTAATCATCCACCGCCTAACAATGAGAACAGAGGCTGCTTCCCGTTCAGGAGACAG AAAAAGCAGAGCGCCCGCACAAGACAGATCCCTCTTTCAGAGTGCCATTTGCTGGAGCTGTCCCAGAGCCAGAACTCGGAGTTACCAGCCAGCTGA